One Alkalidesulfovibrio alkalitolerans DSM 16529 genomic window, CCTTGGCGAGAGCGTACGCGCCATGGGCCGGGCCTTTGCCGCCGGAGGCCGCTCATGAGCTGGTCCCTGGCCGCCGGGCTCTTCGTCCTGGCCCTGATGTGCGGGCTTGCGGCCACGCGGCTGGTGCTCGGCTACGCCTCGCGCTGCCTGCTCGACATCCCTTGCGGCCGCAGCTCGCACACCGCGCCCACGCCGCGCGGCGGCGGCCTTGGCTTCCTTTTGTCTTTCGCGGCCGTGGCGCTCGTCCTGCGCGGCCTTGCGCCCGAGGCCGCCCGTCCCGACCCCCTGCCCCTGCTGCTCGCGGCCGCGCCGTTGGCCTTCGCGGGCTGGCTGGACGACAAGCGCGGCTTGTCGCGCCGCGCGCGCTCGCTGGTGCAGTTCGCCTGCGCCACGGCGCTCGTGGCCTGGCTCGGCGCGCCCCAGATGCTCACGCAGATCATGCCGCACGCGGCGGCCTTCGTCCTGTGCGTGGTCGCGGCCGTGGCCGTAATCAACTTCACCAACTTCATGGACGGCATGGACGGCTTCGTGGCCGGGGTGTCCGTGGTCATCCTGCTCTTCGCGGGCGCGGCCTTCGCGGCCCCGCTGTGGTGGGCCCTGGCCGGGGCGGTGGCGGGTTTCCTGTTCTTCAACTGGCATCCGGCGCGCATCTTCATGGGCGACGTGGGCAGCACCGCGCTCGGACTTTTCCTGTGCGCGGCCTTCCTGGCTCCGGCCGCCGGGCCGGACTTCTCCTGGCCCATGATGGCCGTGGGCCTGCCGCTTTTCGGCGACGCCCTCTACACCCTGGCGCGCCGCGCCCTGCGCCGTGAAAACGTCCTCAATGCCCACCACAGTCACGTCTATCAGCGGCTGATGCGCTCAGGCCTCGGCCACGACGCCGTGGCCCTGCGCTACGTGGGATTGAGCGCCGCATGCGGCCTGCTCGGCCTGGCCGGGGCGACCGGCGCGCTCGCCGCGCTCTTGGCCTGCCTCGCGGGCCTCGTCGCGGCCGAGCTGCGCTGCGCGCGGGCCGACGTGCCCTTCACCAAGTCTTGAACGAG contains:
- a CDS encoding MraY family glycosyltransferase, which translates into the protein MSWSLAAGLFVLALMCGLAATRLVLGYASRCLLDIPCGRSSHTAPTPRGGGLGFLLSFAAVALVLRGLAPEAARPDPLPLLLAAAPLAFAGWLDDKRGLSRRARSLVQFACATALVAWLGAPQMLTQIMPHAAAFVLCVVAAVAVINFTNFMDGMDGFVAGVSVVILLFAGAAFAAPLWWALAGAVAGFLFFNWHPARIFMGDVGSTALGLFLCAAFLAPAAGPDFSWPMMAVGLPLFGDALYTLARRALRRENVLNAHHSHVYQRLMRSGLGHDAVALRYVGLSAACGLLGLAGATGALAALLACLAGLVAAELRCARADVPFTKS